From the genome of Pseudomonas mohnii:
CGAAGCTTACCTGCGAATGAAGAGCCATACGCAGGTGACCGATGATTTCGATACATTCCTGGCCGAGCATTCCGGGTATTACCAGGACCCTGATTTTGTCGCTGAAACCCTCGCCGATCGTGCCGACTGGTCGGCACAGACTCGCGCGTTGGGTTCGGTTGATGCCTCGGTGATCAGTACCTTTGCCGAACAAGTACCGGGCACCATCGAGTGGTTGAAGGGCAATGGGGTGAAGTTTGACTTCCTGCCCACTCAGTTTTTGACCAGCACCCAGCCGCGCCTGTTGCCGGTGGGGGGTGGTGAAGCCATTGTCGAAGCCCTGGCGACCAAGGCCGAGGCCCTGGGGGCGGAGTTTTTCTATGAAACTTCCGGGCGCCAGTTGTTGACTGAAGGCTTCGCCACGGTCACTGGCATCCGGGCGCTGTCGCGCCAGCACGGCGATCTGGTTTTCCACGGTGCGGTGGTATTGGCCAGTGGTGGTTTTGAAGGAAACACCGAAATGCTTGGCCGCTACCTCGGGCCACGATCGGTGTATCTGCGCCCGGTGTGCAAGGGGGCCTATTACAACCGCGGCGAAGGCATCCAGATGGCGCTGGACATGGGGGCGGCGCCTAGCGGTGAATACGGCAGTTATCACGCAGAGCCGGTGGACCCGCGCTCGGGCATTTCCGAGCCGTCGATCTTTGTCTTCCCTTATGGCGTGCTGGTCAACAAGCAGGGGCGACGCTTCACGGACGAAGCACCGGGAACGGTCGATGCCTGGTACGAGCGCGTGACGCGGCAGATTTACCAGCAGGATGAAGGCATTGCCTGGGTGATTCTCGATCAGAAGGTCAAGGACGTACCTAATTACCGCCTGGCAATCCGCACTGATCAGGCCGCGATAGAAGGCGCAAGCCTGGTCGAGTTGGCCGCTAAGCTGGGTATCTGCGCGAACACTTTGCAAGACACCGTGAGCCGCTACAACGACGCCTGCCGTCCCGGTGATTACCAACCCTTGCAGCTCGATGGCGTGGCCACGGTCGGTCTTGAACCACCCAAAAGCAACTGGGCCCTGCCATTGGATGCGGGACCGTATTTTGCCTACCCGATCATCTCTGCCAACGTCTTCACCTTCGGTGGCCTCAAGGTCGACGAGCGAGCGCAGGTGATCAACGCGGAGGGCCAGCCGATCGGCAACCTTTACGCAGCCGGTGAAACCGTGGGCTTGTACTTTGGCAACTACGCGGGCGGCACTTCCGTACTCAAGGGGCTGGTGTTCGGCCGTCTTGCCGGTCAGGCCGCAGCGCAGCAGCGGGGTGTGCAATGAACGTCGCGGTGGTGACTGGCGCCGGTGGCGCCATTGGCAGTGCCGTGTGCAAGCTGCTGGAAAGTGAAGGCTGGCAGGTAGCGGCGCTGGACCTGGCTGAGCCGCGGATGCTCGGCCCGAACATGCGCTTCTATTCCTGCGACGTGGCCTCGCGCATCGCCGTACGCGATGTGGTCGAGGACATCGAGGATCACATGGGCCCCATCACCGCACTGGTCAATGTCGCGGGCGTCTTGTCCACCGGCAGTGCGCTGGAACTCAAAGTCAGCGAGTTTGAACGAGTGATGCGGGTCAACGTACAGGGCACGTTAATTCCTTGTCAGTTGATTGGCCAGCTCATGGCTGAGCGCAAGCGGGGCAGCATCGTCAACATCGGCTCGGTGGTCGGCAAGAACGGAGGCAATGCCCGTCCATGGCTGGATTCCAGCGAACAGACGCGAGCCGGCGGCGTTGCCTACGGCATGTCGAAAGCGGCGGTGCACAGCATGACCCTGTTCCTGGCCAAGGAGCTGGCGAGTGCCGGCGTGCGGGTCAACGCGGTGGCGCCAGGCCCCATCGCCACGGAAATGACCACTGCCTTTCCCGAGAATTTGCGGGCCCTGATCCCCCTGGGGCGCATGGGCCGCGCCGACGAAGTGGCGGCGGCCGTCAGCTTCATGCTGTCGGACAAAGCCGGATTTATCAGCGGGGAAATCCTCGACATCAACGGTGCACTGTGGTGCGACTGATTCAAGCCAAGGGAAACAAAAAATGAAAAGCATTTATCTGGTGTTGGACATGCAAAACGATCTGGTTCACCCCGACGGTGCCAGTGGCAAAGGCCCGCTGGGCGAGCAGGTGCGTAGCCGCGAAGTGATAGCCCGCACGGCGGCGGCGATCGCCAAGGCGCGAGCCAAAGGCATTGCCGTGGCCTATGTGCGGGTGGCGTTTTCCGATGATCATCGCGAAGCCAACCCCAACTCGCAGGTATTCGGCGCGATCGCTAAAAACGGCATTCTGAAAAAGGATGCCTGGGGCGGTGCGGTGCATGATGACCTGGCGCCGTTGGCTGGCGAATGGGACATCGTCAAACACCGGGTTTCGCCGTTCTACGCCACAAGCCTTGAAGTACTGTTGCGCGGTCAAGGCATCGAGCGCATTTACTGCAGCGGCGTGAGTACCCAGGCCGTGGTTCAGGCCACGGTGCGCGATGCTCATGACCGTGACTTTGATGTGGTGGTGCTGGAAGATTGCTGCGCTTCGCCATCAGCGCAGGAGCATGAAAACTCCATGGCCAGCATCGCCCGCTTTTGTACCAGCATTGATTCCGCCAATGCATTCAACTGAGTTTTCCGATTGATCACGCCCTGGCCTCGGCCGGGGCGTTTTGTCGAGTGAACATCCCGACACCGGGCGATCATCCCGGCGCTGGTCATTCACGGGGAAACACTGGACTCGTCCAGCGACATCTTCTTCAGTCGATAGTCGAGCTGCGCCCGGCTCAATCCCAACAGGGTGGCTGCACGAGAGATGTTTTTGTCACTCAGTTGCATAGCCACTTCGATGTACACCTCTTCGATTTCGCTCAGGCGCACAGGGCCTCGCTGTAGCGTGCGCTTTACCAGGGCCAGCAACTGATCGTGACTGGCATTGCCCTGCTGGGCTGCTCCTACGCTGGGAGGGACGACGTCAGGCATGCGAATGCCGATGGCCGGACCGGTATCCCAACTCACTGTGCCGATGCGCTCGAGCTGCCCACCCAGGGCGTCCAGCCCCGAAAGATGGCGGATATCCAGCAAGTCGCCGTCATCGGCGAGGATGATTGCGCGTTCGATGACGTTTTCGAATTCACGAATATTGCCTGGCCAGTGATAGTCCAGAATCACTTGCAGGGCACGTGGCGTCACACCGGCCAGTTGCCGACCATGCCGGGTACTCAGCCGACGCATGACGCTGTCGAGCAGCAGCGGCAGGTCATCCTTGCGCTCGCGCAGCGGGGCGATGGTGATCGGGAACACATTCAGGCGATAGAACAGGTCGCTGCGAAAGCGCCCGGCCTTGACCGCGCTGGCCAAATCTTCGTTGGTGGCCGCGATCACCCGGACATCGACCTTGATCGTTTTGTTACTGCCCAGGCGCTCCAGGTGACCGCTTTGCAGTACGCGCAGCAGTTTGCCTTGGGCCGTCATGCTCAAGGTGGCGACTTCATCGAGGAAAATCGTACCGCCATCGGCAATTTCAAAACGCCCGGGTCGGGGATCGGTCGCCCCCGAATAAGCGCCACGCTGCACACCAAACAACTCTGACTCGATCAACTGCTCGGGGATCGCCGCGCAGTTGATTTCAACGAATGGCGTGTTGGCGCGCAGGCTGTTGCGGTGCAGCTCGTGGGCGAACATGGTTTTACCCACGCCACTCTCGCCCAGCAACAATACCGTCGCGTTGGTGCCTGCCACCCGCAGGATCTTGTGCATGGCGATGTGGTAGGCGGAGGAACTGCCCACCGGGCGGTCGAAATCGGTTTGCGCGGTTCCGCTGTCCTCCAGGCCGAAGGGCGAGGGGGTGGGCAGGGTGGTGGCCTTGACCGGTCTGGTCGGCTGCGCGCGGCGATGATCGGTGACCCTTGGCTGAAAATACTTGAGATCGTCTTCAGTGTTATCCCAGTCCTCGACCGGCTTGACGATAACCCTGCAGCGGCTATGCCCGCAGCCTTGACACTCCATTTCCCGGGCCAGCAAGTGGCGCCCCATCAGGCGGCTCATGAAGCCCGAGCTGTAGCCGACTTCCATCCAGCAAATGGGGTCAGTGCTGACGCCGTTGGCGGCGATATGCACATCACTCTCGACTGAGCGTTTCCAGGTGAATTCACCGTACTTGTAGCCCTTGGCCTGATCGAACTCGATGCACACCGGTTCGACTTCGACGATCCCCGACAGGGCATGCAACTGGCCGCCTGCGGCGCAGATATCCAGTTCATTGCCCGTGCCACGGGCCTGGATCGCCAGGTCAGCATCACGTTGGCCTGTCAGGTAACCGACCCGAGTCAAAAGACCACGGGTAAATTCCACGCCGTTGCTTTCCAGCAGTTCCTGACGCAACGCCCCAAAGGATTCGACGTGCATCAGCATCATGCGTTTATCGCCCAGCCAGATCAAACCTTCCTTGGGGTTGAAATAGAGTCGATCAACCAGGTCCTGCATGTCCGGAAAGCGCAGGTCAGTGATGATGTTGATGCCGTGTCGGCTGCGTGATTGGCGTGGCGCCTCGGTGTCATCGATCGGGGAAGTCGTCATCTGATGAGCCCATGTTTTTTATTTATTGAAGGCAAACTCGATGCCAGGCGCTCGCCAATAGCCGCCGGCGCTGATGCTAGAGATGGTTGCTACGGTATCGCTTACTGGGGTTCTCGCAAGGTTTTTCTTTGAACCAGGGCAAATCACGAAAATCCTTACATGAAATTCATAACATTCTGAATTTTCGTATTGCCCGAAGGGTTCGCCCGCACAGCACTTGATGAGCTTGAAACTCGTAGAACCATGTTTAATGCATTGAATATAAAGGAGTATTTAATTGGTTTGAATGAATTTCATCGTCTGGCACAGCGCTTGCTCTTGTCCTGTCACCACTGCTCATCAACGGGAACTCCCCCGCCAGGGCAGCACGACAAAAACAACAAGAGGTACAGGCAAGTGGCAGAAATTCACTCGTTGGCCTATGCAGGATTTGGTGTAAGCGATCTCGATAAATGGCAGTGGCTCGCCACAGACATTATCGGCATGCAAGTCGCCAGCCGCGATGAGCAGGGTCTGACCCTGCGCATGGATGAATACGCCCAGCGATTCTTCCTGGAAAAGAATCCGATTGACGACATTCTGGTGGCTGGCTGGCAACTGCGCTCGGAGCAGGAGCTGGAAAGCTATGTCGCAGAATTGCGCGACAAAGGCGTCCAGATTGAGCCGCTCTCCAGGGAGCTGTTGCAACGTCGTCGGGTCGAAAAGGCTTACAGCTGCCAGGACCCGAACGGCTTCACCCACGAGTTTTTCTTCGGTCACGCCGAAGCGGGCCTCAATGATGTGTTCCATTCGACAGTGCTCAAAGGTGGTTTCGTCACCGGCGAACTGGGCATTGGCCACATCCTGCCGTTTGCCAAGAACGGCCCGCAGACGGTGAAGTTCTACACCGATGTGCTGAAGCTGCGAGTCAGCGATTACATCCGCGAGGAAGTACAGCCTGGCATGGTGGTCGACGCCACCTTCTTTCACACCGCCACAGGCCGCCATCACTCCATTGCCACCGCTCAGGCCCCCGCGCCGAAGGTGCTGAACCATTTCATGGTGCAGGTCCAGAACATGGACGACGTTGGCATGGCCTACGACCGCTGCGTCAAGGCGGGTGTCCCGATCATTCTTGAGTTGGGTCATCACCCGAACGACAAGACCTTTTCTTTCTATGCCCAGACCCCTTCGGGTTTCAACTTCGAAATGGGTTGGGGCGGGGTGGTCATCGACGACCGGCATTGGGAAGTCAAGGCGTTCAGCAAGATGAGCGACTGGGGTCACAAACGCAACATCGTTCTCTGACCAGCAGCGAGCTGCCGGCCTGACCGTGCAGTGAACAGCATTCAAGGCCATCCGTGGCTGCGCAACAGCGAGGTTTTCCAGATGTTAAACGCCATTCAATCGAGCGGTACGCCATCGGTGATTGCGCCCACAGTCGCTACCGCTGACTTCTGTAAAGGCATGCGCCATCTGGCGGGTGCCTGCGTCGTGATCGCCAGCGGCAGTGACAGCGAAAGAGCCGGGCTGACCGCCACGGCGGTGTGTTCGATCACTGCCGACCCGCCGCGCCTGCTGATCTGCGTGAACCGCAATGTTCGCGCCCATGAAGTGATTCAACGGTCCGGCGCGTTCAGCATCAATGTGCTGGCCCATGACCAGGAGTTCATCGCCAAGCGCTTTGCCGGGATGGTCGAGGGCGTCAGCGGCGAAGCGCGTTTTGCCGAAGGCTGCTGGGAGTCGGGGGTCACCGGCGTGCCGTTGCTCGAAGACGCACTGGTGAGTTTCGAGTGCCGGCTGGAACAAGTGATTCCGGCCAGTACTCACGACATGTTCATCGGAGAAGTGGTCGGCGTCCGGGGGCAACAGGAGCAGGACGGCCCCTTGGTGTACTTCAACAGCAGGTTCGCTGCGCTCAAGTGAAACCTGACCACTTGCGACATGCAAATACAACAATAAACAAGAGATCACAGACCTATGAACAACTTCGTCACGCCAACCGAGCCTGTGGATACCCAAGCGATTCCGAGCGAAGCGCAATTGCTGGAGCGCGCGCGCGGGTTGATCCCGATGCTGATGGAAAAAGCCGATTCGGTGGAACAGAACCGCATGGTGTCCAAAGAGACCATCGCGGCGTTCGTTGACGCCGGTTTCTTCAAGATCCTCCAACCCAGCCAATATGGCGGCTGGGAGATGAATCCCGCGGTGTTCTACAAAGTCCTGATGGAGTTGGGTCGTGGCTGCGGCAGCAGCGCCTGGAACATGATGATCCTGGGCATCCACCAGTGGGAATACGGCTCCTTGCCAGAACAGGCTTGCCTGGATGCCTGGGGCGAAGACAACGCGGTGATCACTGCCTCGTCTTACCCGCCGTTCGGCAAGGTTGAGGAAGTCGAAGGCGGCTTCAATATCAGCGGTACCTGGAAAACCTCCAGCGGTTGCGATCACGGCCAATGGGCGTTCCTCGGAGGCCTGCGGCGTGATGCCAGCGGTCAGGTGATTGATCGCCTGTCGATGCTGGTGCCCAGCTCCGCATGGGTGATCGAAGACGACTGGCACACCTTCGGCCTGGCGGGCACCGGCAGCAAGAGCCTGGTGATCAAGCATGCGTTCGTTCCCCATCACCGCGCCCACAGCCTGATTCAGTACACCTACAGCGAGCGTCCGGCGAACTACCTGTATCCGTTCAACCAGATCTTCTTCGGTGCCGTTTCGGCGCTGATCGTGGGCATCGCCCAGGGTGGGATCGATGAGTATGTGCGCCAGATGAGTGTGCGCACCAACACCACCGACGGCGCGGGCGCGGCACTGAGCCCGTATGTGAAGGATCGCCTGGGTAACGCGGTGGTTCGGGTGCGTTCTGCCCGTGCGCGGCTGCTGCAAATGCTTGCCGAGAGCAGCGCCTATGTCGAGCGGCGCGAACTGGTGCCGGTCTCTGACCGCGTGCATTACATGCTCGACATCGCCCGTGTCGGTCGCGATTGCGAAGAGGCGGTGATGCTGCTGTTCAAGGCCACATCGGCCCGTGGCATTTACCTGAGCAATCCACTCCAGCGAATCCTGCGCGACGTCATCGCCGCGGCCAACCACATAACCCAGAACGCGGATGACACGGCGGGCATGCTCGGGGCTTATCTGTTGGGGCAACAGTTGCCACCGATGCTGTTCGGTCTGGAGCCCGTATCGCTCAACGATTGAGTCGCTGGACCGGGAGGGGGCGTGCTCCTCCCGGCGGGACCCGACTTCCGCTCATTCGGCGGTCACTCATAAAAACAAAAAACGGCTTACTGTCGCAGAGGTCTTTGCATGTCTAAACATCAAAAACAAGTGCCCGGCACCCAGCGGGCGGTTGAGCAGCGCCTACGGCTTACTCGCCTGACGGCGACCTTGCTCGGCTGTTCAGTGTTATCCAGCGCCTACGCGATGGAGTTTGACACCGGCAGTCCCGACCTGAAGGTTCGCCTGGATACCAACGTCAAATACTCCAGCGCCTGGCGCGTCAAGGACCGGCAAGACAAATTGGTCGCGGATGCGAACCTGGATGATGGCGACCGAAATTTCAACAAAGGCCTTATCTCCAATCGCCTGGACCTGTTCTCGGAGTTTGACGTCTCTTACCAGAAGGTCGGCGCGCGCGTCACCGGCGCGGCCTGGTATGACGATGTGTACAACAAGGGCAACGACAACGCCTCACCGGGTACAGTCAACTCCTACAGCGTGCGTTACGACCAGTTCACCAAGGATACCCGCGACCTGCACGGGCGAGACGCGGAGTTTCGCGATGCGTTTGTCTACGCCAACTATGACATCGGCGATGAAATGTGGGGCGTGTCGCGCCTTGGCCAGCACTCGTTGATCTATGGCGAAAGCCTGTTTTACGGAAACAACGGCATCGCCGCAGGCCAGCAACCGATCGATGCGGTGCGTGCGCTGACTGTTCCAAACTCTCAGTTCAAGGAGCTTGCGCTACCGGTCAAACAGTTCTCCACCCAATTGCAGATCACTCCAACGATCTCGGTCGGCGGTTACTACCAGTTCGAGTGGGAACGTACCCGCATTCCCGGGGCCGGCAGCTATTTCAGCCCGGCCGACCTGCTCGACGAAGGCGGTGAAAGGATCGTCGTGGGGCGTCTGCCGGACGGCGTACCAGCGGCTTCCTTCTATCGCGGTAAAGACATCGAAGCGCGTGACAGCGGTCAGTGGGGCGTGCAGTTGCGCTACCGCTCCGAGGCCCTGGACACCGATTTCGGCCTGTACGCCATCAACTACCACGACAAGAGCTTCCAGACCCAACTGCGTCCGGGTATCGGTGCGGGCGGGCGCCCGGACCAGATCGGTGAATACATGCTGGTGTTTCCCGAGGACATCCGCGCCTATGGCTTCAGCGCCAATCGCGGCTTTGGTGACGTCAACATCGGGTTTGAAACCTCGGTGCGCGATAACGCACCGCTGGTCAGCCTGACCATGACCGACCTGGCGGGCGACGGCGATAACGACGGCAACCCGCTCTATGCCGTGGGCCGCACCGCCCACGCCCAGGTCAACATGATTTACATCATGCCGACCAGTGCGTTCTGGGATACCGCCAGCCTGCTGGGAGAATTGGCCTGGAACCGCACCCTGAGTGTCCAGAAGAATCTCGACAACCTTGACCCCAATGCCACGCGCGATGCCACGGCTATTCGTGTCGCTTTTACCCCGACCTACTTCCAGGTCATGAACGGCGTCGACCTCTCCGTGCCAATGGGTTTGAGCTACGGCATAGACGGGCGCTCATCAGCGGTCGGCGGTTTCAGCCAGGCCAAAGGCGGCGATTACAACATCGGCCTGACGGCGGACTACCTGAAGTCGGTCACCTTCACCCTGGCTTACAACGGCTATTACGGTGCTTCAGCGCCTATCAACATCAACGGCATCAAAACCTACAAACAGACGAATGCTGATCGGGATTTCGTGTCCTTCAGCGTCTCCCACACGTTCTGAGGATTGAACAATGCATAACAATAAAATCGCTCAGTTGTTGACCTGTTTCACGCTCTCCCTGTCTGCCATGACTGCCTGTGCAGCTGTCAGCGCGGTGGACGCCCAGGCACTGAAAAGCACACTGACGCCGATGGGCGCCGAGCGTGCGGGCAATGCGGATGGCAGCATTCCAGCCTGGACCGGTGGCTACTCTACGGTGCCGGCGGGCTTTCAACAGGGCCATCGAACATTCGACCCGTTCGCTCAGGACAAGCCGTTGTACACCATCACCGCAGCCAACCTGGCCAAGTATCAGGACAAGCTCAGCGACGGCGTGATCCAGCTGTTCAAGGACAATCCGCAGACTTTCCGTATCGACGTGTTCCCCACACGTCGCACCGCATCGGCTCCGCAGTGGGTGTACGACAACACCCTGAAAAACGCGACCAACGCCACGCTCGACAGTGACGGTCTGGTGGTTCACGGGGCTTACGGCGGTGTGCCGTTCCCGATCCCCAAGTCCGGTATAGAAGTGCAGTGGAATCACCAACTGCTGTGGCGTGGCGAGTCGACCCACAGCAAGTACAAGGTCTGGACCACCACTGCCGACGGCCAGCGAGTGTTGGCCACGGCAGCCGAAGACGAAGCCCAGTATCCCTACTACTTCAAGGAGGGTTCGGCGGAGTCTTCGGGCATCAACTACATGATGGCCATCCAGCTGACATACGCTCCGGCCTTCCGTGCGGGCGAGGCGTTGATGGTTCACAACGTGACGGACTACGTGCAGGGTCGAACGTTGTGGCAGTACCTGTCGGGCCAACGCCGGGTACGTCGTGCCCCGAGCATCAACTTCGACACGCCTAACCCCGTGGCCTCTGGCGTCAACTTCGTCGATGAAAACTTTGGCGGGTCCGGCTCGCCGGAACGGTATGACTGGAAGCTGATCGGCAAGAAGGAAATGCTCATTCCGTACAACAGCAACCAGCTGTTGGCCAACGCCGATGAGAAAGTCATGGCACAGCGTCATGTCAACCCGGACTACATGCGCTGGGAATTGCACCGGGTCTGGGTGGTCGAGGCGACCCTCAAGGCGGGCAAACGTCACGCGGTGCCCAAGCGCAAGTTCTACTACGACGAAGACAACTGGGGTAACGCGATCATCGACGGCTGGGACGCCGAAGGCACGTTGTGGCGTACGTCCATGACGACGCCGTTCGTGGCTCCGGACATCCCGGCGACTGTGAACTACTGCACCGGTTTCTTCCATGACCATCGTACCAAGGCCTGGATGTACAACTGCGCGCTGGGGGATGCGGGTAACGAGCAATACGCAATCACCGATCGTCGTCGTGAAAGCTTCTTCTCGCCCGAGTCGCTGACCAAGATGAGCGCACGCTGATGTTCTTAGCGAGCCCTGGCTTCGCGGCGGGGCTCGCCTGTCTGACCGGAGGTATGCGGTGAATACACACAAATATGCGTTGGCGTGCCTGCTACTCCTGGGCGTGATTGGTGAACTGGCATCAGCTGCCAACAGCACCGGTAGCAGGAAGGTGGCCGACACGCTGGAACAGAACGCGCCACTCTCAACGCTGGCCAGCCATTCCTCACTCAATGCCGCGGCGATGGCCGGCGAGCGACTGGTCGTCGCCGGCATGCGGGGCGCCATTCTTTACTCCGATGATCAAGGCCAGCACTGGCAGCAAGCCAGTGTTCCGGTCTCGGTCAGCCTGACCGGGCTTTGCTTTACCGATGCCCTCAATGGTTGGGCTGTCGGCCATCGCGGGGTGATCCTCGCCACCCGCGATGGTGGGGCTCACTGGGCCCGGCAACTGCAGGGTGAGCAAGCCGCCCAGGCGATTTTGCAGGTGCGCCAGGACCCCGGGCAGATTGATGAAGCGCGCCGCCTGGTGGTCGAAGGCGCCGACAAACCGTTTCTGGCCGTGCAGTGCCTGGGCGATGGACGCGTGTTGGCCCTGGGGGCTTACGGCTTGGCCTTCAGCACACAAAACGCTGGTCAGAGCTGGCAGCCTGCGCTGGCGTTACTCAACGGCAGCGAGTCACAACACCTCAACGCGGTGCAAGCGTTGGGTGGGCGGATTTATCTGGCCGGGGAGCAGGGCGCTCTGATGCGCGTCGACCATGACCTGCAAGGATTCAAGCGTTTCGCCAGCCCTTATGACGGCAGCTTTTTTGGCCTATTGGCCACGCGTAACAACAGCCTGCTTGCGTTTGGTCTGCGCGGGCATGTGTTCCGCTCCAGCGATCAGGGCGCCAGTTGGCAGTCGGTGGCCGTGGCATCGAGCAAGAGCCTGACGGCGGCGACTCAATTGCGCGACGGCTCGCTGCTGTTGGCGGATGAGTCGGGGCAAGGCTGGCTCAGTCATGACGACGGTCGCAGCTTTCGGCCGGTGGCGCCTGAGCAACGCTTCCCGCTGATCGCGCTGTTGGCCTTGCCCGATGGCGGCAGCCTGGCTGTCGGTACCCAGGGCATCACTCGTTTCCCGCCGAGCGCGTTGCGCTGAGTCGGGCGGTATAGAAAAAGGAAACTGACAATGGCTATCAGCAATTCAGATGGCTTTACCGCTATCGCCTCCCTGTCGGACTTCGACAAGTATTCAGGCAATCGCCTGGAACGCGTGCTGTTCAATCACCGGTTCCTGGTGGTCGGCTTCTGCCTGATGGTCACGGTGTTGCTGGCCGTTGCCGCCAGCCAGGTCAGGCTCAATGCCAGTTACTTGAAAACCATCCCCGCGCACCATCCCTTTACGCTCAACTATCTGGAGCATGCCCGCGACCTCAAAGGCACCGGCAATGCGTTACGAGTGGCAGTGGCGATGCGTGATGAGGGCGATATTTTCAATGCCCGTTACATGGAAACCCTGCGCCAGCTCAACGACGAGTTGTACCTGCTCAACGGTGTCGACCGAGCCTTCATGCGTTCGCTCTGGACCCCGGCGACCCGCTGGCAAGGGGTGACCGAAGAAGGGTTCGACGGTGGGCCCGTGGTTCCCGACGGCTTTGACGGCGACGACCGAAGCCTGGAGGACTTGCGCGCCAACGTCGAGCGCTCCGGAGAAATCGGCCAACTGGTGGCGGGCGACCTGCGTTCGAGCATCATCTACTTGCCACTGTTGGAAATAGACCCGAAAACCGGTCAGGCGCTGGACTACAAGCAACTTTCCGACAGCCTGGAAACGTTGCGCGACACCTATCAACAACGGGGTGTGGACATCCACATCAT
Proteins encoded in this window:
- a CDS encoding flavin reductase family protein, which translates into the protein MLNAIQSSGTPSVIAPTVATADFCKGMRHLAGACVVIASGSDSERAGLTATAVCSITADPPRLLICVNRNVRAHEVIQRSGAFSINVLAHDQEFIAKRFAGMVEGVSGEARFAEGCWESGVTGVPLLEDALVSFECRLEQVIPASTHDMFIGEVVGVRGQQEQDGPLVYFNSRFAALK
- a CDS encoding SDR family NAD(P)-dependent oxidoreductase; this encodes MNVAVVTGAGGAIGSAVCKLLESEGWQVAALDLAEPRMLGPNMRFYSCDVASRIAVRDVVEDIEDHMGPITALVNVAGVLSTGSALELKVSEFERVMRVNVQGTLIPCQLIGQLMAERKRGSIVNIGSVVGKNGGNARPWLDSSEQTRAGGVAYGMSKAAVHSMTLFLAKELASAGVRVNAVAPGPIATEMTTAFPENLRALIPLGRMGRADEVAAAVSFMLSDKAGFISGEILDINGALWCD
- a CDS encoding cysteine hydrolase family protein, giving the protein MKSIYLVLDMQNDLVHPDGASGKGPLGEQVRSREVIARTAAAIAKARAKGIAVAYVRVAFSDDHREANPNSQVFGAIAKNGILKKDAWGGAVHDDLAPLAGEWDIVKHRVSPFYATSLEVLLRGQGIERIYCSGVSTQAVVQATVRDAHDRDFDVVVLEDCCASPSAQEHENSMASIARFCTSIDSANAFN
- a CDS encoding sigma-54-dependent Fis family transcriptional regulator, with protein sequence MTTSPIDDTEAPRQSRSRHGINIITDLRFPDMQDLVDRLYFNPKEGLIWLGDKRMMLMHVESFGALRQELLESNGVEFTRGLLTRVGYLTGQRDADLAIQARGTGNELDICAAGGQLHALSGIVEVEPVCIEFDQAKGYKYGEFTWKRSVESDVHIAANGVSTDPICWMEVGYSSGFMSRLMGRHLLAREMECQGCGHSRCRVIVKPVEDWDNTEDDLKYFQPRVTDHRRAQPTRPVKATTLPTPSPFGLEDSGTAQTDFDRPVGSSSAYHIAMHKILRVAGTNATVLLLGESGVGKTMFAHELHRNSLRANTPFVEINCAAIPEQLIESELFGVQRGAYSGATDPRPGRFEIADGGTIFLDEVATLSMTAQGKLLRVLQSGHLERLGSNKTIKVDVRVIAATNEDLASAVKAGRFRSDLFYRLNVFPITIAPLRERKDDLPLLLDSVMRRLSTRHGRQLAGVTPRALQVILDYHWPGNIREFENVIERAIILADDGDLLDIRHLSGLDALGGQLERIGTVSWDTGPAIGIRMPDVVPPSVGAAQQGNASHDQLLALVKRTLQRGPVRLSEIEEVYIEVAMQLSDKNISRAATLLGLSRAQLDYRLKKMSLDESSVSP
- a CDS encoding VOC family protein, translating into MAEIHSLAYAGFGVSDLDKWQWLATDIIGMQVASRDEQGLTLRMDEYAQRFFLEKNPIDDILVAGWQLRSEQELESYVAELRDKGVQIEPLSRELLQRRRVEKAYSCQDPNGFTHEFFFGHAEAGLNDVFHSTVLKGGFVTGELGIGHILPFAKNGPQTVKFYTDVLKLRVSDYIREEVQPGMVVDATFFHTATGRHHSIATAQAPAPKVLNHFMVQVQNMDDVGMAYDRCVKAGVPIILELGHHPNDKTFSFYAQTPSGFNFEMGWGGVVIDDRHWEVKAFSKMSDWGHKRNIVL
- a CDS encoding FAD-dependent oxidoreductase, with translation MAELNFDLIVLGCGVAGLSAAVAGAERGLRVAVLERASHEERGGQSRFTEAYLRMKSHTQVTDDFDTFLAEHSGYYQDPDFVAETLADRADWSAQTRALGSVDASVISTFAEQVPGTIEWLKGNGVKFDFLPTQFLTSTQPRLLPVGGGEAIVEALATKAEALGAEFFYETSGRQLLTEGFATVTGIRALSRQHGDLVFHGAVVLASGGFEGNTEMLGRYLGPRSVYLRPVCKGAYYNRGEGIQMALDMGAAPSGEYGSYHAEPVDPRSGISEPSIFVFPYGVLVNKQGRRFTDEAPGTVDAWYERVTRQIYQQDEGIAWVILDQKVKDVPNYRLAIRTDQAAIEGASLVELAAKLGICANTLQDTVSRYNDACRPGDYQPLQLDGVATVGLEPPKSNWALPLDAGPYFAYPIISANVFTFGGLKVDERAQVINAEGQPIGNLYAAGETVGLYFGNYAGGTSVLKGLVFGRLAGQAAAQQRGVQ
- a CDS encoding acyl-CoA dehydrogenase family protein, whose amino-acid sequence is MNNFVTPTEPVDTQAIPSEAQLLERARGLIPMLMEKADSVEQNRMVSKETIAAFVDAGFFKILQPSQYGGWEMNPAVFYKVLMELGRGCGSSAWNMMILGIHQWEYGSLPEQACLDAWGEDNAVITASSYPPFGKVEEVEGGFNISGTWKTSSGCDHGQWAFLGGLRRDASGQVIDRLSMLVPSSAWVIEDDWHTFGLAGTGSKSLVIKHAFVPHHRAHSLIQYTYSERPANYLYPFNQIFFGAVSALIVGIAQGGIDEYVRQMSVRTNTTDGAGAALSPYVKDRLGNAVVRVRSARARLLQMLAESSAYVERRELVPVSDRVHYMLDIARVGRDCEEAVMLLFKATSARGIYLSNPLQRILRDVIAAANHITQNADDTAGMLGAYLLGQQLPPMLFGLEPVSLND